GGAATTGTTGCTAAGACCTCATCAAAACTAGCTGTATTGGGAAGTAATTTTCCTGGATTGTCCGATGTGTTTTTAGGTTTTAGATTTTGTTTTTTAACTTCAAGTCCATAATCTGATACCAGCCCGCTGTGTGGAGGATTGTTTTTATTATACTGCTCATAATCTTTAATGAGCTTAGCTTCCTGTACCTTTGCATTTTTTAAAATAAGGGCCTGATCCTGCGACTCAGAAGTTTTATTTTCCTGGGCATATATACTTAGTCCTGATAATAATAATGCGATGATATATAATGATTTCATAATTTTTTATTTAATGTTTACAAGTACTTTAATTTTTGCAGTTTCGCTCTGATTGTAATCCTGGAGAGCTTTTCCGATTACCTGTCCAATTCTGACTTTTTTGAGATTTGCTTTCATGGCAACTCCTGGTTTTGAAGAGGTTACTAAAAGGTCTCCTCTTTTAATTTTTCCTCCTTCAAGACAAACCTTTGTGGGGATCACTCCGATAACTCCCATGGGAACTTTTCCGGACAGATCTGCATCGATATTTTCTTCAGTCAATAAAACCCCGGGTTTGGTTGCATAAACTCCTGCTACAAGTGTAGAGTAGGGCTTTGAGGACTTTTCTATCGTTCTGTCAGAGTCTGTTGAAATAACTAAAATGTCGCCGGGCTCATATTCAGAAACATTTCCTTCCACATCAAATGCTTCTGCAACGTCTGCACCGCTGTTTTGTGTTCCGCCATTAAAAAAACCTCTTCCTGCTTTATTGATCCGGGCTACATTAACTGATGCACTTTGATAGACAGAAATATTACCAGATGGGCCCTGATGATTGACAAGAAGTGTGGAGCCGGTACCAGTAGTGGTTATGTGTACAACAGGTTGTCCGTTGGCATTATTAAAATTAGCAAATCTACCGGCCTTACCTGTTCCAAAATTGGGAATAAAACCTGAGATCGCATTACCTGTTCCGTCGCATGATGCTTCTATACCATCGCCGCTACCACCCGCATTGGCGGTAATCCCGTTTCCATTCCCTTCCGTAAGGGCTAATACAGCCGGCCCATTTCCACTGGCATTTGATGAATAAAATAAGCCTCCATAGCCACCGGTTCCTGATGAAAGACCAAAAATACCTGCAGTACCGAAATTAGCAAAAATGGAATTCACTTCACCTTTTACTGCCGGTGAGGTACCGGTTGTGCGATCCACCTTGAAGTTTCCTGCAGTACCATTACCAACAGTTTTCACAGAGATTACTTCGGTATCATTGTCTTCATTGAAAATTTCAAATCTACCGGCACGCCCGGTTGCAAAAGATGGAACCCATGCGTATAAAGCATTTCCGTTTCCATCAATATTTGTTTCCACACCATTACCGTTTTTGCCGGCATTGGCAGTGATTGCATTTCCATTTCCATCGGTGAGTGCCACCAGGGCCGGACCGTTTCCGGCCGTATTAGAAGCATGGAATAAGCCTGCGAAACCTCCGGTCCCTGAGGATATTCCAAAAACACCGGCAGCTCCAAAATTGCCGAATATGGTTTTTACTTCACCTCTTACGGCAGCGGCGACACTATTGGTATTATTAACGAGGAATGAAGAAGCATTTCCTTGTGTGTTATCAGGAATATTTCCATTTCCGTTGGTTTCGATTTCAAGCGTATTATTTTCATTGGTTTGATTGAAATTTTCGAATCGGCCAGCTCGACCTTTACTGTTGTTGAGTCCAACCTGGCCTAAAACACCTATCGCTGTTCCGGTACTATTTGTTGCAATAAACCCCCTCACGCCATATCCTCCACCATCATTTCTTCCGACTACAGCACCAGCTATATCACTTGTTGTTCTTCCGACCACGGCTTCTCCGTTGCCGTTGTTATCACCTACAACACCTGCAGAGGATACTTGGCTTGTAATCCCATGTAGGGCAAAACCAGCTCCTGAAGTACTTCTCAATCCCGCACCGGTTCCTGTCGTAGAAATATTGACAACCGTTCCGTTACCCGCCGTTGAGGCAATAATCGCGCTGTTGGCATTGGAATTATTAGTTATTGAAATATTAGCAGCAACCCCGTTTGTACTTATTGCGGCAAGTCCTGTTCCTGCGTTGCTGTTTGCATATACACCGTATCCATTTCCCGATGCATTTCCATAAACACCCAGTCCATTAGGAGTAACTCCATATACTCCCCATCCGCTTCCGTTCTGACTGCCCCAGACCCCCACTCCTAATCCTCCTGTGCCATTATTGATTCCCCGGACTCCCGAAGAAAATCCACCGGCAGAAGTACTGGTTACAACACCCCTTATTGAAGCGATACTTGAAGTTGTTGTATTGTTGGTGCCTTCAATGGCTGCTCCATCACCATCATTGGTTAAAGCAAAAAGACTGGCTGTGTTATTTACGGTAGCTGAATATGGAAGGGTAAAGCTTCCGCCACCGCCTCCTGCAGATTTTGCGTACATGGCATAAGGAACGCTGAGAAGTTGGCTGGTGCCTGATATCGTATAGCTGGTTCCACCTGACGGATCTGTTTCTGTTTTCAAATAATAATTTCCAGTGGTCCAGTTAATCGCGGCAAATGTCCCAGTAAGAACAGTTCCTGTACCTATTTCAAGGCTGATTAAACCATTGGCATTGGTATTTCCGGTCAACCTTTCTGAGTATACCACTGGGCCTGCGGCTGAGCCTTGAAGAACACTTACTTTTACTGCAATACTCTGATTGATGATCAGTTGTCCCGAAAGATTTCGGATAACGGCCTGATAGCTCATTTTTTCAGGTACTTGTCCAAAGGCTAAAAAACAGCCCAGTATAAGCCCTAGTATGAGTAGATTTTTTTTCATGGTAGTTATTTTTTTATGATTTTGAATGTTTTAATGTTTTTACCATCCTGATTAATTCTTATAATGTACATGGCAGATGGAAGAGAAGAAAAATTAAATTCAGATTTTGTCTGCATAATTTTTTCACTCCTGATCAACTTACCTTGTGCATCGAATAATTGATAATCTGAGTTCTTATAGCTGTTTACTGTAAAATCCAGATATAGATAATCTCTAAAGGGATTAGGATAGAGTAAAATACCGTCCTCTGCAGATGACGTTTCATGGGTGTCAAGGGTCGTAATTTCAAAAGCTTGCTGTACTCCTTCCATAACCTGGAATCCGCTTCCCTTAGAGAGATAAGTGACCTGGCCGACACTATAAGAAATAGAGCCATTACCTCCTGAGACAGTTGTTCCTGTAGTTAAAACAGCTGATTGAGCTTTAAGCTGTCCAGTTACAATAAACAATATGAAAAGGAAGCCGGAAATAAATGTTCTTTTCATGTGAGTTTTTTTTGGTTAGTAGTTTATAAATTCGGGTTAATGAATTTCGGAAGACTAAATTACCACATCCCGGATGCAGATATTGGGAAAATAGATAAACGACACGAAAAATCGACAAATGACAATCCGAAAAAGAAATAGAGGAATACTTTAATTGGGCATGTTGAAAAATGCCAGATTATCTTTATAACTTCTTCCTATGGGAAGCTTAATCTTATGGGTAAGTTCCACTTCGTGAGAAGTTTTACTTCGGATAAGATATTTTGGAACGGCATAGCTGCGGTGTATTCTTACAAAAGAATCGAAGTGGTTTTGATGAAGAAGATTTCCAAGGGAATCGAGAATACAATGTTTTTTTTCAGAAGTTACAATTCTGGTGTAATCTTTTAATGCCTCCAGATAAAGAATATCTGTTATTTTGATTTGTAGAATTGTACTCCCTTCTTTGATTTTAATCGTATTTTCACCAAGCAAAATATCAAGACATTCACTCTTTTCCTTCATTTCAAGAAAATCCAAAAGTTTTTGTAACGAATGATGAATACGATCCGTTTTTAAAGGTTTTTTAATAAAGTCGAGTATGTCCAGTTCGAAAGCCTCGGCAGCAAACTCACAGTGGGAACTCATGAAAATGCAAATAGGGATTTTATAGGCTAATTTACAGAATTCAATTCCGCTCATTCCGGGGAGTTTGGTTTCAATAAACAGGACGTCTACTGGTAGATCAAGGTATGGAATTGCTTTTTCGGCTGAATCAAAAGATGCAACAATTTCTATATTATCATACTTATTGATATGATGTTGAAGAACCAGCCTGTCCAGTTCATCATCATCAATAACCATACATTTAATATTGGCAATCATGATTCTCCGGATGTTAATTAGTTTTTATAGATCAATGTAAATAAAACAAAAATCTCCTTATAAAGTTATTAAAATTATTTTGGTTTTTAGTGTTTTGTGTTTATTTTAATATTAAAATGCGTAATTTGGAGTAATAATCACAAAGTAGTGAACGGTGGTGGCTTTATACATCACAATTGCTAATCCATTCAAAATTTTTGAAACGGGATTCTTTATTGTAAATATTGCTTAGGATAATCAGATTATTGGTTTGGTAAAATGTTGTAATTTCAAAGAGATGTTTATGAATTGTGTCAGGAGTGGCAATAATTATATTCTTCAGAATTTTTTTTAAATCATCATTTTCTGTAGGACTTAACATTTTTTCTTCTATATCATTCGGATGTAATAATGGGGAGGGAGCTAGGCCTCTGCGTGCTTCAAGAAACTGGTAAGCCATGGATAAGGCATTTCTTTTTGCGGTGTCGTAATTTTCAGCGACTGAAACTGAAACGGCAATTTGTAAATGAGGTGTTTCGCTCAGATTACCACGCTTAAATTCATTTCTATAGATTTCCGTGCTTTCATTTTGCTTGTTGTCCATCAAAAAATGAGAGAAGGAATATCCTAATCCGTTTTTTGCAGCTTCCTTTGCCGAATTATTCCCTGAGCCCAGCCACCATATTTCTGGCATATGTTGAAGGTTTTGAGGCTGAGCAATCAGATCACCATAACGCTCTTGCGTAATACTTGTATCATCTGAAATATAGGCTGCGATATCTCGGAGTTTTTCGCTGATATTACTTATTGTTGGAAGTTTATCGCCGTTCAGGGCCAGGGAAGATATTTTAAGACCGCCCGGTGCTTTTCCTAGTCCCAGTACAAAACGTCCGGGAAAAATTGACGCTAGTAATTTTGTGATCTCAGAAATTTTATATGCAGAATAATTTCTGAGCATGATCCCTGCGGTTCCAACTTTTATTTTTTGTGTTTTGCTTAAAATAACAGCGGCTAATATTTCGGGGCTTGAGCTTGCGTAACCAGGAGCTCCATGATGTTCGGAGAATAAAATGCTTTCATAACCAAGATGCTCTGCCCATTGGGCCAGTTCAATGCTGTTATGAAGGGTATCCTGCGTATGCTCTCCCATTACAACAGGAGATTGGTCCAGGATGCTCAATTTCATTGTTTTTTTTGTAAAATCTTTTTCTGATTGGCTGGCCATACAATATTGTTTTAAAGCTGAAATTGAAGACTCAATATAATGAAAAATCGTTTTATGATCAGAATGATACTCTAAACGGTCATTCAGGTACTATTTTTGTTTTAATGGATTTGTAAGGTTTAATGTTTGAAAGTAATAAAAAAGCATTTGTTGATTATTATTTTTCCGCAAATTAATAGTATTTAAAGCTTAAATTAACATTAAAATTTTAGATTGTCTTAAAAATCGTTTTGCTTTTTATCCCTAAAAAGGGTATCTTGTAAAACTCACAAACATAGATAGAACTTAATGCTAGAAAAGAAAGAACATAATTACGAGAAAGCTGTTTTAGTAGGTGTTATTACTCAAAATCAGGATGAAGAAAAGCTGATAGAGTATATGGATGAATTAGAATTTTTAGCTTTCACAGCAGGAGCAACGGTACAAAAGCGCTTCACTCAAAAATTAACTCAGCCGGACTCCAAAACCTTCATTGGAAGTGGAAAGGCACTTGAAATAAAAGAATATGTAAAAGAAAACGAGATAGGAACAGTAATTTTCGATGATGAACTCTCACCATCCCAGCTTAAAAACCTGGAAAGAGAAATGGAGGTGAAGATTCTGGACCGAACCAATCTTATTCTCGATATTTTTGCACAACGAGCACAAACTTCTTACGCTAGAACCCAGGTGGAACTGGCACAGTACCAATATCTCTTACCTCGATTAACGAGGATGTGGACCCACTTGGAACGTCAGAAAGGAGGGATTGGAATGAGAGGTCCGGGTGAAACTGAAATTGAAACTGACCGTCGTATTATCCGTGACAGAATCACTTTACTGAAAGATAAGCTAAAGACGATAGACAAGCAGATGGCTACTCAGCGTAATAATCGTGGGAAAGTTGTTCGTGCTGCGTTGGTAGGGTATACGAATGTAGGTAAATCTACTCTGATGAATTCACTTTCAAAATCTGAAGTTTTTGCAGAAAATAAACTATTTGCAACATTAGATACCACTGTCAGAAAAGTGGTTATCGGGAACCTTCCGTTTTTACTTACCGATACTGTAGGATTTATCAGAAAATTACCGACCCAGTTGGTTGAATCCTTTAAATCGACTTTGGATGAGGTGCGGGAAGCTGATTTGCTGATCCATGTCGTAGATATTTCTCATGAAAGTTTTGAAGATCATATAGAATCCGTTAATCATGTTTTGATGGAAATTAATGCTCATCAGAAGCCTATGATTATGGTTTTCAATAAGATTGATGATTTTAGCTATGAGAAGAAGGATGAAGATGATCTGACACCTTCAACAAGAAAGAATGTTTCCCTTGAAGAATGGAAAAAGACCTGGATGGCAAAATCTAAATATCCAACGGTATTTATCTCGGCTTTGACAAAAGAGAATTTTCCGGAGATGAAGAAATTGATCTATGATGAAGTCATGAAAATCCATATTTCAAGATTTCCATATAATGACTTCCTGTTTGAGTATTTCGATAACGACGAGGAAGATGAAAACAACAATTAATGAAATATTACATTTTCCTTTTGCTGCTGAATATTTCGGTTTTAGGCTTCGGTCAAAAATCGAAAATTGATTTTAAAAGTATAGAGAAAAACCTTAAAAATCCCGAATCACTTTATAATTATGATAAATTGATTTTCAAGTACAAAGGGATTCCAAAGTCACTGGATAGTATAGAAGCTCAGTATTTGTACTACGGTAGAAATTTCGAATCAAATAAATTAAATACTTCAGATAATGATTTTAAAAGTCTTGCTGAAGCATTTAAAAATAATAATTTCGATGATTGCATAAGATTGGGTAAGGTTTTATATGGTAAGGATCCAACGAATATGGACGTACTGCTGATTTTGCTGCGTGCTTATGATTCTAAAAAAGATGTAAGTAATTTTACTCATCATCTCGCACAGCTTCGATTACTTGCCGACGCAATCAAAAATTCGGGAGATGGGAAAACCGAAAAAACCGCCTATCAGGTCAATTCTGTTGGTGACGAATATATTTTCCTGAATATTCTCAATATCGGAGAAGGCTATACAAAAAGTTCAAAAACAGTAAAAGAAGGCATTATTGACTTATGGGAAAAAGAAAATAACAAAATATATATCAAAGTCCTTTATTTGGACTTTTAATTAAAAAATAACTTAGTGGAATTATATTATTCATTTTCAGCGTTAATAGTTTTAGCATCCATATTCGCATATCTTAATTACAGATTTCTCAAACTTCCCAGTACTATCGGGATCATGGTAATTGCCATTGTGGTTTCAATTTTCCTGGTTTTATTTGGTGAAACTGTATTGCCAAGAACTTTTGGGCATCTTCATAAATTGATGAACAGCATAGACTTCACTGAAGTGTTAATGGGCGCAATGCTTAATTTTCTATTATTTGCAGGAGGAATTCATATTAATATTAATGACCTTAAAGAACAATTCAGGCCCGTTCTTATTTTCTCCACGGCAGGGGTTGTCATTTCTACTTTTATCGTAGGATTCGGAATGTTTTACCTGTTGCCTTTAGTGGGCATCCAACTTCCTTTTATCTATTGTCTTGTTTTCGGGGCTCTGATATCTCCTACTGATCCCGTGGCTGTTCTGAGTGTCTTGAAGCAGGCAAAAGTTTCTAAATCTTTAGAGACTAAGGTTGCGGGAGAATCTCTTTTCAATGATGGTATGGCTGTTGTTGTTTTTACCGTAGTACTGCAGTTAGCTGTCGGGAAAGAAGTAGATTTAGGAGTGGAAAGTATTGGACTGTTACTGCTTAAAGAAGCTGGAGGGGGATTGTTATTGGGTGTTTTGTTAGGTTGGATTACTTCAAGGCTAATGCGTGAGGTTGATGATTATATTATTTCAGTTTTGGTTACCCTTTCTGTGGTCATGGGCGGATACCTCATCGCAAGGCAGATGCATATTTCAGGCCCTCTCACCATGGTTGCTGCCGGATTATTTATGGGGAATTTTAACGTAAGATTCAAAATGAAATCAATTACTCAGGATTATCTTATTAAATTCTGGGAGTTAATTGATGAAATATTGAACGCTGTACTTTTCTTATTTATAGGTTTTGAGCTGCTCATGATAAAGGATCTGAATCACTTTATTATTCCAGGGATTATTGCAATTATTGTTGTGTTGGTAGCAAGATTTATTTCAATATGGGGACCTACAAAATTTATGTCTTTCCGAACAAGGTTTAGTCCCCAAACGATAAAAGTGCTGTTTTGGGGTGGAATTCGTGGCGGAGTTTCTATTGCGCTGGCAATGTCTATTCCTAAAAGTGAGTATAGCAATATTATTTTAAGTATTACTTATTGTGTGGTAGTATTTTCTATTGTAGTACAGGGACTTACCATTGCTAAGGTTGCTAATCCTAAAAAGATTGCAAAAGAAGAATTGGAACAGGGAAGCATTGCTTTAGATAAAGATGTTTAATTGATTGATTGTTATGAGTAACGTAGTAAAAGAAATACAGGAAGCTCTAGCTGTTTTATCAATTCCCGAAAAAGCGGAATTCTTCCCGAAATTTTTTAAAACAGGAAAGGGGGAATATGGTGAAGGAGATATTTTTTTAGGTGTAAAAGTTCCTGACCAGAGAATTGTAGCGAAAGAATACTATTCCAAAATCTCTTTGAAAGAGCTCAGTGTTTTGCTTGCATCCGGTTTTCACGAATATCGGTTGACTGCATTATTTATGCTGATCAGTAAATTTGAAAAAACAAAGGTGGCAGAGGAGAAAAAAGAAATTGTAGATTTTTATCTTAATCATTTGCCATACATTAATAATTGGGACTTGGTGGATTCAAGTTGCTATAAAATATTAGGGAGATATGCTTTTGAAAATCAACAAGAACACCTATTAAGGGATCTTTCTCATTCTGATGAAATGTGGCATAAAAGAATAGCCGTAGTTGGAACAATGCATTACATTAAAAAAGGCTTTTTTCATCTGACAAAGGAATTTGTAACGACGAATCTGAGCCATACGCATGATCTTATGCATAAAGCAAATGGCTGGTTATTAAGAGAGATGGGAAATAAAAATGAAGGAGAATTAGTTGCCTATCTCAATAAGTACTATAAGGAAATGCCCAGGACCTGCCTGAGGTATGCTATTGAAAAACTGGATGAGGAGCTACGACAGGATTATTTAAAAGGAAGGATCTAATGGATTGTTTATTTTGGAAAACAGGAACACATTATTTTTTACACCTGGTATTTCCTGTTTTGATAGCATATATATTTTATAGGGATCACTGGAAAAGAACTTACCTGATACTCTTAGCTACCATGTTAGTTGATCTGGACCATCTGTTTGCTAATCCCATATTTGATCCTGACAGAAACAGTATAGGATTCCATTTTTTACATTCTTACTATGCAATTGCGGTGTACTTTTTGCTGCTTTTTTTTAAAGGAAATATAAGAATTGTTGGCATCGGGCTTTTATTGCATATGCTGACTGATTATCAGGATTTCAATCTTTGGTGTCATTAAAATATCATTAATCTTTTCTCTTAATATTTTAATCTTCATTGATTTTTTGTATTTTGTAAACACTTATGAAATTAAAAGAACTTTTACATTATACCTTTATTTTCCCGGTTTTAGCCGTGGGATATTACTTTTCTGGTCTGATGGCAAACGGTGTCATCTTTGAAATAATAGCAGGAATTTTACTTACAGGAAGTGTGCTTTCGGCTGTTCATCATGCGGAAGTGGTAGCCCATAAAGTAGGAGAGCCATTCGGGACAATTATTCTTGCTCTTTGTATTACCATTATTGAAGTGGCGTTAATTATTTCTTTAATGATAGCAGGAGGAGATCAGGCGGTAACGCTGGCAAGGGATACTGTTTTTGCGGCTGTAATGATTATTCTGAACGGAATATTGGGGATATGTATTTTAGTAGGTGGAGTAAAGTATTATGAGCAATTTTTTGCGAGAACTTCTGCTACAACCTATCTGGTAAGTATTGTGTCTATATTGGCGCTTACTCTTATTCTTCCCAACTTTACTTCAAGTGTAAACGGACCTTTTTACAATACGGCCCAACTGATCTTTGTTTCAATTGCCTGTCTTGTTATTTATGGTGTATTTCTTATGGTTCAGACAGTGAGGCACAGGAACTATTTCATTATTACATCAGATGACCCGGATTCACATTACATCCCTTCAAAAATAGCGACTCTTATCAGTTTTATATTTCTTGTTATCTGTCTGATTATTGTTGTCTTAATGGCGAAAGGGCTTTCTGCGACCATCGAAAATATGGTTCAGAGTGTTGGAGCGCCAAAATCTTTGGTTGGAGTGATTATTGCAGCTGTGGTTTTGCTTCCGGAAGGAGTTGCGGCGATCAGGGCAGCCAGGAATAATCAGATACAATCAAGCGTTAATCTCGCATTAGGTTCTGCGCTGGCAAGTATTGGATTAACCATTCCTGCTGTGTCTATAGTTTGTATCATGTATGACATACCTTTTGTATTAGGACTGGATAGAAAGGACATTATTTTGCTTTCTTTATCGGTATTTATCGTTATGCTCTCATTAAGCAGAGGGAAAACCAATATTTTATACGGAACTGTTTTATTGGTAAACCTGGCGGCTTATATTTTTACTGTAATCGTTCCTTAATTTAATTTTCTCGCCATTTCCATTTTATAGGACATAAGTTTTGCGATGTTTTCAGATTTGTAGATGGCCATGTCCGCACTTTCACCGATGAAAAGCTCTTCTATTGTGCTTTTCCAAAGAAAGAGCCACTGATCGAAGTGTTTTTTTTCCATTGCATGAAGTTCGTTGATGGGAAAGTGAACGGCCATTGGATTTCCTTTGTAGCTCATCTGGCCAAAAAGAATCGTTTCCCAGAAAGAATACATTTTAGGAAGGTGGTTATCCCAGTTTACCTTTGCAATATCATTAAAAAAGAACCCAATGGTTTCGTCTTTAACTACCTTTCCATAAAATGAATTAACAAGGTGTTCTATATCTTCTCTTGATTCCAACTTTTTCATAATTCAAATTTAGTGTAAATCAGGTAAAAAAGGGACTTGAAAATTGATCAATCTCATTACCTGCTAGTTATCAGTCACAACTGCAATTAATAAAATATTTATAAGTGTTAAAATTGTTTAATTCGCAAAAATAAGCTACTAAACAGAGCGGTTTTTGTAAATTTAATAATTAAACACTAAAAAATAATAAAGATGAGTAAAAAAATCAATTCTGTTTTAGTAATTATGTTATTGGGGATTTCTGTTTCTTGTTCAAGGGATGAAGTCAGTTCTATTGGTGATGATACAGAAAACACAAGTTATACTGATTTAAAAAGAACTTCAATGACTGAGGCGGAAATGCTTCAGAAGGGCTGGAAGATTGTAGATGAATTTAAGTTGCCGGGCAACACGAATGTGATACGTGGTATATCTGATGAAAAAAGCAAGATACCCTTTAAAGCAAATCACTTGAAGGATATGGGATATGATATCAATTTTTCAGGTGAAAAAACAAGGCTCAAAAATATTTTCGCTTATTCAGGACAAGTTCCTGACGGAATTATTTTTAATCCGGATCTATCCGTTGATGGCGATATGCGAAATACAGCAGCAAGTCCGGATGTATCTATTGTTTTAGGAACCCCTGATGTAAAAATAAAGACAGACGGAGTAGATCTACCTGATGATTCGTATACGACTGAAGCTATTAATAATGGTGACCGGGAAAGTGAGATTACAGTTACCTATTCTTATAAAAAAGGGTATTCAACCTCATGGAAACGTACGGTTTCAGGATCATTTGAAGTAGGAGCTTCGGTATCCATAGATGTTCCGTTAGTTGCCAAAGCATCTGCCAGTACAAAAGTTGTTGTGGGAGGCGATACTACAGATGGAACCGAGAGCTCGGAAGAAATTACAGAAACAAGTACATATAAAGCTATTGTACCAGCTCATTCCAAAAAAATAATTTCTGTTCTGACAAAGTTGAAAGGATCTTCGGTGGAGTATTCTGTGCCAATGAAGTTAACCGGAACTTTGCTGGCCAATTTTCCCAACCCTGCAAACGGACATTACTACTGGGCTTTTCCCGTGGAAGATTTTCCTAACTTTATTTCAAACATACATGGAGAATCGGGTATTGTAAAGTCGGTGAGTAATGTAAGTGTAACTGTTCTTGAATCACCGGCCCAAAAAATATAGATCGATCTAAAATAATATATAATATAGACAGGAACTGTAGAGTTCCTGTTTTTTATTAAAAATGTTAAAAAAATGATTTATTCTATGCTTAACTTTGCTCTTTAAAATAATTAAAAAAAGTGTAAGAATGACCCGGGGATTCAGAAAAAAAATCCGTCAGACAAA
The sequence above is drawn from the Chryseobacterium daecheongense genome and encodes:
- a CDS encoding DUF6122 family protein → MDCLFWKTGTHYFLHLVFPVLIAYIFYRDHWKRTYLILLATMLVDLDHLFANPIFDPDRNSIGFHFLHSYYAIAVYFLLLFFKGNIRIVGIGLLLHMLTDYQDFNLWCH
- a CDS encoding ionic transporter y4hA, whose translation is MKLKELLHYTFIFPVLAVGYYFSGLMANGVIFEIIAGILLTGSVLSAVHHAEVVAHKVGEPFGTIILALCITIIEVALIISLMIAGGDQAVTLARDTVFAAVMIILNGILGICILVGGVKYYEQFFARTSATTYLVSIVSILALTLILPNFTSSVNGPFYNTAQLIFVSIACLVIYGVFLMVQTVRHRNYFIITSDDPDSHYIPSKIATLISFIFLVICLIIVVLMAKGLSATIENMVQSVGAPKSLVGVIIAAVVLLPEGVAAIRAARNNQIQSSVNLALGSALASIGLTIPAVSIVCIMYDIPFVLGLDRKDIILLSLSVFIVMLSLSRGKTNILYGTVLLVNLAAYIFTVIVP
- a CDS encoding DNA alkylation repair protein, whose translation is MSNVVKEIQEALAVLSIPEKAEFFPKFFKTGKGEYGEGDIFLGVKVPDQRIVAKEYYSKISLKELSVLLASGFHEYRLTALFMLISKFEKTKVAEEKKEIVDFYLNHLPYINNWDLVDSSCYKILGRYAFENQQEHLLRDLSHSDEMWHKRIAVVGTMHYIKKGFFHLTKEFVTTNLSHTHDLMHKANGWLLREMGNKNEGELVAYLNKYYKEMPRTCLRYAIEKLDEELRQDYLKGRI
- a CDS encoding group III truncated hemoglobin produces the protein MKKLESREDIEHLVNSFYGKVVKDETIGFFFNDIAKVNWDNHLPKMYSFWETILFGQMSYKGNPMAVHFPINELHAMEKKHFDQWLFLWKSTIEELFIGESADMAIYKSENIAKLMSYKMEMARKLN